From a single Nothobranchius furzeri strain GRZ-AD chromosome 7, NfurGRZ-RIMD1, whole genome shotgun sequence genomic region:
- the LOC139070599 gene encoding uncharacterized protein: MGLWQVLSCSFGEEPKELIQHGSAAHVALSQIVLNPRWLKDVEKLLTFRTTAELDSFQNHILKYAGKRFAFSYGVYEAALDYNHHNHRPVHVNSKGQVSHKRVYSKKLQRYSVHTVKETKDYGYIPELQTRMLEKCLSSAGGLPKRRSIQPDDPRALGPLSRITPPPTAELVQTQQCRGQIVTITKCPLHFCGRKLHKCNFCFSRTYYVIPKQRLMAIKVGHCRFPSIYPSSEPAWST, encoded by the exons ATGGGGCTTTGGCAGGTGCTTTCATGCTCCTTTGGCGAAGAACCCAAAGAGCTCATTCAACATGGATCTGCTGCACATGTGGCGCTTTCACAGATTGTTCTGAACCCGCGATGGCTGAAGGATGTCGAGAAGTTGCTCACCTTTAG GACCACTGCTGAGCTGGATTCATTCCAAAATCACATCTTGAAGTACGCGGGGAAACGCTTTGCATTCTCATATGGTGTCTATGAAGCTGCATTAGACTACAACCACCATAACCATCGCCCAGTGCATGTGAACAGCAAAGGCCAAGTATC ACACAAGCGAGTCTACAGCAAAAAGTTGCAGCGTTACAGTGTTCACACTGTAAAGGAGACCAAAGACTACGGCTACATTCCAGAGCTGCAGACAAGAATGCTGGAGAAGTGCCTCAGCTCTGCTGGGGGACTCCCAAAAAGAAGAAGCATTCAGCCAGATGACCCCAGGGCCCTGGGTCCTCTCTCCAGGATCACCCCTCCTCCTACAGCTGAACTGGTGCAGACACAGCAATGCAGAGGACAGATAGTGACTATAACCAAATGCCCTCTCCATTTTTGTGGAAGAAAATTACAtaaatgtaacttttgtttttccAGGACTTATTATGTGATACCTAAACAGAGGCTAATGGCAATCAAAGTTGGGCACTGCAGatttccatccatctatccatcttctgaacccgcttggtccacgtag